One segment of Sulfobacillus thermosulfidooxidans DSM 9293 DNA contains the following:
- a CDS encoding protein arginine kinase, protein MEPFSAWMQAKGPDADIVLSSRIRLARNLKDMVFPNRLTDDVAEKMLHQVEQAVNDLSRTWQMHFERLDHLSPIDRQVLVEKHLISPAFIEEPVKYRAIAIDERESISIMVNEEDHLRIQILLSGLQLEEAWTVANQLDDALERRLDYAYDSHSGYLTACPTNIGTAMRASVMVHLPALVLTRQASQVFTTLAQIGMVVRGLYGEGSDAIGNIFQISNQVSLGLSEEEFIHNLATVTQQIVGRERHARQYLQHNAGVMLADRVERAWGLLTHAHIMTSEEALRLLSEVKLGQDLGLLPKTKSTFTQLTLFTRPGFLQSQAGHELNAQERDQIRAQFLRERLREEVQSV, encoded by the coding sequence ATGGAGCCCTTTAGCGCATGGATGCAGGCGAAAGGGCCCGATGCTGATATTGTCCTCTCAAGCCGCATTCGTTTGGCACGTAATCTGAAGGATATGGTATTTCCTAATCGGTTGACGGATGATGTCGCCGAAAAAATGCTCCATCAAGTCGAGCAAGCCGTGAATGATTTAAGTAGGACGTGGCAAATGCATTTCGAGCGGCTGGATCATCTCAGTCCAATTGACCGGCAGGTTTTGGTGGAAAAGCACTTGATCAGCCCCGCATTTATCGAAGAACCTGTTAAGTACCGTGCAATCGCCATTGATGAGCGGGAAAGTATTAGTATTATGGTGAATGAGGAAGATCATTTGCGCATTCAAATCCTGTTATCCGGTTTGCAGCTCGAAGAAGCCTGGACCGTGGCGAATCAATTGGATGATGCGCTAGAACGTCGTTTGGATTACGCTTATGATAGTCATTCTGGTTACTTAACGGCCTGCCCGACGAATATCGGAACGGCAATGCGTGCTTCGGTTATGGTGCATTTACCAGCTCTCGTCTTAACGCGTCAAGCTTCTCAAGTCTTTACGACATTAGCTCAAATTGGCATGGTGGTTCGCGGGTTGTACGGGGAAGGTTCCGATGCCATTGGGAACATTTTTCAAATCTCCAACCAGGTCTCATTAGGATTGAGTGAGGAAGAATTTATTCATAACTTGGCAACGGTGACGCAGCAAATTGTGGGACGTGAACGTCATGCGCGTCAATATTTGCAGCACAATGCAGGAGTGATGCTGGCGGACCGCGTGGAAAGGGCATGGGGGCTTTTGACACATGCTCATATTATGACCTCGGAAGAAGCGCTCCGCTTATTATCTGAGGTGAAATTGGGACAAGATTTGGGCTTATTGCCCAAAACAAAAAGCACATTTACGCAGTTGACGTTGTTTACCCGACCGGGATTTTTGCAATCACAAGCCGGTCATGAATTAAACGCCCAGGAGCGTGATCAGATTCGGGCTCAATTTTTACGTGAAAGATTGCGTGAGGAAGTCCAGTCTGTCTAA
- a CDS encoding UvrB/UvrC motif-containing protein has product MEQNSEPRQDRVQLCQRCESRPASVHMSTVVNGEKFDRFLCEDCARQEGAYHFMLVPQFTIQHVLGGLIGATPTGQRRQAVVDKTCSVCGYSYQQFAETGRLGCDHCYEAFHEELEPLVKRLHGSVEHHGKVPKRGGQDILQQRTLEELRSKMREAIAREAFEEAAKWRDEIRALEQQHASGGSNHGAL; this is encoded by the coding sequence ATGGAACAAAATTCAGAGCCTCGTCAGGACCGGGTGCAATTGTGTCAACGGTGTGAAAGCCGCCCGGCTTCGGTGCACATGAGTACCGTCGTGAATGGCGAAAAATTTGATCGATTTCTTTGTGAGGATTGTGCCCGGCAAGAGGGCGCCTATCACTTTATGCTGGTGCCCCAGTTCACAATCCAACACGTACTCGGGGGATTGATAGGTGCCACTCCCACGGGCCAACGCCGTCAAGCCGTGGTCGATAAGACGTGTTCTGTGTGTGGCTATTCATATCAACAATTTGCCGAAACTGGACGGCTTGGTTGTGACCACTGTTATGAGGCATTTCATGAGGAATTAGAACCGTTAGTCAAACGCTTACATGGCAGTGTTGAGCATCACGGTAAGGTACCTAAGCGAGGCGGTCAAGATATCCTACAACAGCGAACATTAGAAGAATTACGTAGCAAGATGCGAGAGGCCATTGCCCGGGAAGCGTTTGAAGAGGCAGCCAAATGGCGAGACGAGATTCGTGCTTTGGAACAGCAGCATGCCTCTGGGGGGTCAAATCATGGAGCCCTTTAG
- a CDS encoding CtsR family transcriptional regulator, with the protein MASISDEIEAYIRHLLAQSEDGVIEIQRADLAGRFDCVPSQITYVLMTRFTPERGYLVEGRRGGGGGIKVLQLVTESQEIIEAISGLESIDQTRALSIIERLYEAEHITDRERALLSAAMRRDVLNIGLPERDRLRARILQAMLTMLLRPKEAN; encoded by the coding sequence ATGGCTAGCATTAGTGATGAGATTGAGGCATATATTCGCCATCTTTTAGCACAATCAGAAGATGGTGTGATTGAAATTCAACGAGCTGATTTGGCAGGGCGCTTTGATTGTGTGCCGTCACAAATTACGTATGTATTGATGACGCGTTTTACCCCTGAACGTGGCTATCTGGTTGAAGGGCGACGGGGAGGGGGAGGAGGCATAAAGGTTCTGCAACTCGTAACCGAGTCTCAAGAAATCATTGAGGCGATCTCAGGACTAGAAAGCATTGATCAAACGCGCGCACTAAGTATTATTGAACGGCTTTACGAGGCAGAACATATTACAGACCGGGAGCGAGCGCTACTTTCCGCAGCCATGCGTCGCGATGTCTTGAATATTGGGCTTCCGGAAAGAGACCGTCTAAGGGCCAGGATTCTCCAGGCAATGTTGACGATGCTGCTCCGCCCGAAGGAGGCAAATTAA
- a CDS encoding NRAMP family divalent metal transporter, with the protein MTPDNFSPSVSHEHQHRALDRLAVHQARLQHRPARLLWLLIGPGILVMLGENDAPSMLSYAATGSQFGIGFFLPFVLLTFAMAFVAQEITVRLGAASQAGHAELIYRRFGRFWGNFAMIDLLFTNFLTLVTEFVGIVAGAGYFGIPAWVAVLCGIAVVSTAVIVRRYWSWERFVLILALFNLVFIPVAILSHPNWGQVGRSFLTWHPLVGGFNTNTLVILLSDIGATITPWMLFFQQGAVSDKGLTVADIRHGRIDTALGALFAALAAIACIIATTPLFIHHMNASQFGAAQFAQALTPYVGHIGGSLFALGVLEAGLVAATTISTSSAYAFGEVARQAHSLNRSFHEAKGFYLVLIGVAALAGSLVLIPGFPLEMVVIMVNVIAVLTMPPAIGFLLILANDKDIMGAHRSTWWLNALGLAVGIFVSLAGMIYAISVIFPQWF; encoded by the coding sequence ATGACTCCCGACAATTTTTCCCCGTCTGTCTCTCATGAACACCAGCACCGGGCCCTTGATCGTTTAGCCGTTCATCAAGCTCGCCTTCAGCACAGGCCAGCTCGCCTATTATGGCTCCTCATTGGCCCGGGAATTCTCGTGATGCTAGGCGAAAATGATGCCCCCAGCATGCTATCTTATGCCGCGACGGGTTCTCAATTTGGTATAGGTTTTTTTCTCCCGTTCGTTCTTTTAACCTTTGCCATGGCATTTGTGGCCCAAGAAATCACGGTCCGTCTTGGTGCAGCCAGTCAGGCAGGGCACGCCGAGCTCATTTACCGTCGCTTTGGGCGTTTCTGGGGCAATTTTGCCATGATTGACCTGCTCTTTACAAATTTTCTCACGTTAGTAACAGAATTTGTCGGGATTGTCGCGGGTGCCGGATATTTTGGGATACCGGCCTGGGTTGCGGTCTTATGCGGCATTGCTGTGGTCAGTACGGCCGTGATTGTACGGCGCTACTGGTCGTGGGAGCGTTTTGTGCTGATCCTTGCCCTCTTCAATTTGGTATTTATCCCGGTGGCTATCTTAAGCCATCCCAATTGGGGTCAGGTCGGTCGATCGTTTTTAACCTGGCATCCTTTGGTTGGGGGTTTTAATACCAATACCTTAGTGATTTTGCTTTCGGATATCGGGGCCACGATCACACCTTGGATGCTCTTTTTTCAACAAGGAGCCGTCAGTGACAAGGGACTCACCGTCGCCGATATTCGCCACGGACGCATTGATACCGCGTTAGGCGCGTTATTCGCGGCCTTAGCAGCTATCGCCTGTATCATTGCCACGACCCCATTATTTATTCATCACATGAATGCCAGTCAATTTGGTGCCGCCCAGTTCGCGCAAGCCTTAACCCCATATGTCGGCCACATTGGGGGCTCCCTCTTTGCCTTAGGTGTTCTCGAAGCGGGCTTAGTTGCAGCCACCACCATTTCGACTTCATCGGCCTATGCCTTCGGCGAAGTCGCCCGTCAAGCCCATAGTCTCAACCGTTCCTTTCATGAAGCTAAAGGGTTTTATCTCGTGTTAATTGGGGTGGCGGCTTTGGCCGGATCACTGGTGTTAATTCCCGGTTTTCCCTTAGAAATGGTTGTGATTATGGTCAATGTTATCGCGGTGCTGACCATGCCTCCCGCCATCGGATTCTTACTAATCTTGGCCAACGATAAAGACATTATGGGTGCTCACCGGAGCACATGGTGGCTTAATGCTTTAGGGTTAGCGGTTGGTATTTTCGTCTCGCTTGCGGGCATGATTTATGCCATCTCTGTTATTTTTCCGCAATGGTTTTAA
- a CDS encoding MBL fold metallo-hydrolase, translated as MATVSFWGGVGITGSSKVLIEDQGWRVLLDMGLDRPQTDLYHHPVSPRPGQELHDRLKVGDAPWIPHLFRKDAVAGTGLAGNSDGKTAVFITHSHVDHIGLTGWIDPDIPIYAAPETARVRHALTVVGEAAKKDPSFELIFAEQVMLEGAPPHIIPTAEAQPVEFGPFQITRYLVDHDVPGASGYIVETASGRVAYTGDIRLHGRHPEWVKRFAQAAYGSEVLVIEGTTLGNKTRDTEHPATEEQVDKTFTDIVEHTRGLMLITLRPRNIERIESFMRIAEKFGRQILWSKEFATFLEAYGLKVWRMDYSPAQLKKIQAHPERYIIQMWPRDIPWVMDLPVGKESVFIQADGDPKLTSPAGRSLQHWLQRYHIPLRTLGTRGHGSPEAIHKIVEWIRPKIVYPLHTHAPELLLPEPPTIRIVPEYGRRYPIG; from the coding sequence ATGGCAACTGTGAGTTTCTGGGGTGGTGTCGGCATTACCGGGTCTAGTAAAGTCTTAATCGAAGATCAGGGTTGGCGGGTCCTTTTAGACATGGGATTAGATCGACCTCAAACTGATCTCTATCATCATCCCGTTAGTCCACGACCGGGACAAGAATTACATGACCGGTTAAAAGTCGGAGATGCTCCCTGGATTCCTCATTTGTTTCGCAAAGATGCGGTTGCCGGGACAGGTTTGGCGGGAAATAGTGACGGTAAAACGGCCGTGTTTATTACCCATTCGCACGTTGACCATATTGGCTTAACGGGATGGATTGATCCCGATATTCCAATTTATGCTGCTCCGGAAACGGCTCGCGTTCGGCATGCCTTAACGGTTGTTGGTGAAGCGGCGAAAAAGGATCCTAGTTTTGAATTAATTTTTGCTGAACAAGTGATGTTAGAAGGTGCTCCCCCTCATATTATTCCAACGGCAGAAGCTCAACCCGTGGAATTCGGCCCTTTTCAGATAACACGATATCTTGTTGACCATGATGTTCCGGGGGCATCGGGATATATCGTTGAGACAGCGAGTGGACGCGTCGCCTATACAGGGGATATTCGTTTGCATGGGCGTCATCCAGAATGGGTGAAACGATTTGCTCAAGCCGCATATGGGTCAGAAGTCTTAGTCATTGAAGGCACAACATTGGGAAACAAGACACGGGATACCGAACATCCCGCCACTGAAGAGCAAGTGGATAAGACATTCACGGATATTGTTGAACATACCCGGGGATTAATGCTGATCACCTTACGCCCACGCAATATTGAACGGATTGAATCGTTCATGCGCATCGCAGAAAAATTTGGTCGCCAGATTTTATGGTCCAAAGAATTTGCTACCTTTTTAGAAGCCTACGGGCTTAAGGTATGGCGCATGGATTATAGTCCGGCACAGCTAAAAAAAATCCAAGCGCATCCTGAACGCTATATCATTCAGATGTGGCCACGAGATATTCCATGGGTCATGGATTTACCGGTCGGCAAAGAGAGTGTATTTATCCAGGCCGATGGCGATCCTAAGTTAACGTCACCTGCAGGACGTTCTTTACAACATTGGTTACAACGCTATCATATCCCTCTTCGAACATTGGGCACCCGGGGTCATGGAAGCCCTGAAGCAATCCACAAAATCGTTGAGTGGATCCGACCCAAAATCGTTTATCCTTTACACACGCATGCACCTGAACTTTTGTTACCAGAACCTCCGACCATCCGCATTGTGCCAGAATACGGGCGTCGTTACCCTATCGGTTAA
- a CDS encoding glycosyltransferase family 2 protein codes for MSPELVSVVIPAYNAESTIVEALESVYQQSHKNLEVIVVDDGSTDLTRQIIERQFPQVILRANHNQGPSQARNMGIDMAHGEWIAFLDADDVWHPEKIAQQLDVAHTDPEIGLVASDWIRDAHFMDVPRALPVSEVRYHDLLILNRFQTSTVLVKRSIVQSLQGFDRRVDGAEDWDLWLRVAQVARVVKIDWPLVMYRDVPTGYSKDVWRVYVTMLPMLDKHREEVQVSHHEFRVIEAWHHLRFFVAFILMKQYDKAFRAVKPAFSLRLLSGLFPALYRYLFPFLWTRIKKKSA; via the coding sequence ATGTCCCCGGAATTAGTTAGTGTCGTGATTCCGGCGTATAATGCGGAATCCACTATTGTAGAGGCTTTAGAATCCGTTTATCAACAATCGCATAAGAATTTAGAAGTTATCGTGGTAGACGATGGGTCCACAGATTTGACGCGTCAGATTATTGAAAGGCAATTTCCCCAGGTCATTTTACGGGCGAATCACAATCAAGGGCCTTCACAAGCGCGGAACATGGGAATTGATATGGCGCACGGGGAGTGGATCGCGTTTTTAGACGCTGATGACGTATGGCATCCCGAGAAGATTGCTCAACAACTCGATGTGGCTCATACGGACCCGGAAATAGGGCTGGTTGCTAGTGATTGGATTCGTGATGCCCATTTTATGGACGTGCCTCGAGCTTTGCCGGTTTCGGAAGTGCGTTACCATGATTTATTGATTTTAAATCGGTTTCAAACCTCTACCGTTTTAGTCAAGCGATCCATTGTTCAATCATTACAAGGATTTGACCGCCGTGTTGATGGGGCCGAAGACTGGGATTTGTGGCTGCGCGTTGCTCAGGTAGCACGGGTAGTCAAAATCGATTGGCCTCTGGTTATGTACCGTGATGTTCCTACGGGTTACAGTAAAGATGTTTGGCGAGTATATGTTACGATGTTGCCGATGTTAGATAAGCATCGAGAAGAAGTGCAAGTGAGTCATCATGAATTTCGTGTGATTGAGGCATGGCATCATCTTCGGTTTTTTGTTGCATTTATTCTTATGAAACAATATGATAAGGCTTTTCGTGCGGTAAAACCGGCTTTTTCGCTGCGTCTCCTTAGTGGACTCTTCCCGGCGTTGTATCGTTATCTATTTCCATTTTTGTGGACACGAATTAAGAAAAAATCTGCTTAA
- a CDS encoding UDP-N-acetylmuramoyl-L-alanyl-D-glutamate--2,6-diaminopimelate ligase: MDQQLSITESGWVFGPAVKGIRMDSRLVQPGDVFIAVSGSLLDGHEFIQQAIDKGAVAIVGEKPMGRLPVPYIQVQSSREAAADIATSFYKHPSKDLVTVAVTGTNGKTSVVYWLSAILNAANIKTGLVSSVVNDIVCRKQPASLTTPESPDLQAYLDQIRNCGGKAAVVEVSSHGIVQQRVRGTIFQLAILTNITREHLDFHGTMERYVDAKATLFRMLPSNSLGAVLNADDQHFETVAKASRAPVTSYGIKAGDIRGQVLQETAWSTDIRVSGLNLDFITRINHPGRYNVYNVLAVTAAAIRLGVTQEILQREIPNLPSVPGRMQITGGQRGPMAVVDYAHTPDGLYQSLLTVRKFTEGKVWLIFGARGGRDRGKRPEMGRIAAQYADYVIVTADSPNFEDPQKIADALIEGIRQVDDTKLKLVELNRALAIHYAVRHAEKNDVILITGRGPETIQHFGNEDVRLVDAEVVEEALQERWRQEGSHVPGIS; encoded by the coding sequence ATGGACCAGCAGCTGAGCATAACCGAATCCGGTTGGGTATTTGGCCCTGCTGTGAAGGGAATTCGCATGGACTCCCGATTGGTTCAGCCAGGGGATGTTTTTATTGCGGTTTCAGGATCCTTGCTGGATGGGCATGAATTTATTCAGCAAGCCATTGACAAGGGTGCAGTGGCAATCGTTGGTGAAAAACCAATGGGAAGGTTGCCGGTTCCATATATTCAAGTCCAATCGAGCCGGGAAGCGGCAGCTGATATAGCGACATCTTTTTATAAGCACCCTTCGAAAGATCTCGTCACGGTGGCGGTAACGGGAACGAATGGGAAAACTTCTGTTGTGTATTGGCTCAGTGCTATTTTGAATGCCGCGAACATCAAAACGGGGCTTGTTTCTAGTGTAGTAAATGATATAGTTTGCCGGAAACAGCCAGCGTCTTTAACGACTCCAGAAAGCCCTGACTTACAGGCATACTTAGATCAGATTCGTAACTGTGGTGGAAAGGCTGCAGTGGTTGAGGTGTCATCCCATGGTATCGTGCAACAAAGGGTGCGCGGAACAATTTTTCAATTAGCCATTTTGACCAACATTACACGGGAACATTTGGATTTTCACGGCACGATGGAACGGTATGTTGATGCCAAGGCCACATTATTTCGTATGTTGCCTTCAAATAGTCTAGGTGCTGTGCTTAATGCAGATGATCAGCACTTTGAAACAGTGGCCAAAGCCAGTCGAGCACCCGTGACGAGTTACGGGATTAAAGCAGGGGACATTCGGGGCCAAGTTCTCCAAGAAACCGCGTGGTCTACAGATATTCGCGTGAGTGGTCTCAATCTAGACTTTATAACCCGTATAAACCATCCGGGACGCTATAACGTGTATAACGTGTTGGCCGTCACCGCAGCCGCAATCAGACTCGGCGTCACTCAAGAGATTTTGCAAAGAGAAATTCCTAATCTGCCGTCAGTACCAGGACGTATGCAAATCACTGGAGGACAAAGGGGCCCCATGGCCGTGGTGGATTACGCTCATACGCCAGATGGTCTCTATCAATCTTTATTGACTGTCCGCAAATTTACCGAGGGTAAGGTCTGGTTGATTTTTGGAGCTCGAGGAGGCAGAGACCGGGGGAAAAGACCGGAGATGGGACGTATTGCTGCACAATATGCCGATTATGTCATTGTAACAGCAGACAGTCCCAATTTTGAGGATCCCCAAAAGATTGCGGACGCGCTCATTGAAGGGATTCGGCAAGTTGACGATACAAAACTAAAACTGGTCGAACTAAATCGCGCATTGGCGATTCATTATGCTGTGCGTCATGCAGAAAAAAATGACGTGATTTTGATAACAGGGCGAGGTCCGGAAACGATTCAGCACTTTGGAAATGAAGATGTACGGCTTGTCGACGCCGAAGTGGTTGAAGAGGCCCTCCAAGAACGCTGGCGTCAGGAGGGAAGCCATGTCCCCGGAATTAGTTAG
- a CDS encoding class I SAM-dependent methyltransferase codes for METYYRARAPEYEKVYKRSEQVCEHELLELRDAMTRLFSDKSILEVACGTGYWTQFLAQVASHIVAVDKSQEMLQIAKNKNLDARTVRFCLGDAYNLNNLPGDFDGGVANFWLSHVPKCRIHEFLDHWHARLGRDAIVFMADNVYMDGVGGELISKASDKNTYKMRTLEDGRTYEVLKNYYSQDELRSLFYPYADGLQIHVGQCYWWLSYRVKGERRA; via the coding sequence GTGGAAACATATTATAGAGCACGGGCCCCGGAATATGAGAAGGTCTATAAAAGAAGCGAGCAAGTCTGTGAGCATGAGTTACTCGAACTCCGGGACGCTATGACGAGATTATTCTCGGATAAATCGATTTTGGAAGTGGCCTGTGGCACCGGTTATTGGACACAATTTCTCGCTCAGGTCGCCAGTCATATCGTTGCTGTGGATAAATCTCAAGAAATGCTACAAATTGCCAAAAACAAAAACCTTGATGCCCGCACCGTCAGATTCTGCCTCGGGGATGCTTATAATCTGAATAATCTACCGGGAGACTTTGATGGTGGCGTGGCAAATTTTTGGCTTTCTCACGTGCCCAAATGCCGCATTCATGAATTTCTCGACCATTGGCATGCCCGTCTTGGACGAGACGCTATAGTCTTTATGGCTGATAATGTTTATATGGACGGCGTAGGAGGCGAACTGATTTCTAAAGCTTCGGATAAGAACACATACAAAATGCGTACGTTGGAAGACGGGCGAACCTATGAAGTTCTAAAAAATTATTACAGCCAAGACGAACTGAGATCATTATTCTATCCATATGCTGACGGCCTGCAGATTCACGTTGGTCAATGCTACTGGTGGTTAAGTTATCGTGTTAAAGGAGAACGGAGGGCTTGA